One window from the genome of Acinetobacter sp. LoGeW2-3 encodes:
- the rutF gene encoding NADH-dependent FMN reductase RutF, with amino-acid sequence MATNSSGDIFTQVDQQIFRQGMSNLGAAVNVITTQGDAGMAGFTASAVCSVTDTPPTLLVCLNRSASVYETFKKNQVLCVNTLASHQQHLSNLFGGKTPMAERFSQGNWKTLVTQSPVLEDALVSFDCEVVQCLSVGSHDVLFCEVKAMCQSQGNALMYFNRSYCEPHKMC; translated from the coding sequence TTGGCGACTAATTCATCGGGTGACATCTTTACCCAAGTCGATCAGCAGATTTTCCGTCAGGGCATGTCCAATCTGGGTGCTGCGGTGAATGTGATTACCACGCAAGGCGATGCAGGAATGGCTGGATTTACCGCTTCGGCCGTATGTAGCGTGACGGATACACCACCAACGTTGCTGGTGTGCCTGAACCGTTCTGCGTCAGTCTATGAAACCTTTAAAAAGAATCAGGTGTTGTGTGTGAATACTTTGGCATCACATCAACAACATCTTTCCAATCTGTTTGGTGGAAAAACACCAATGGCAGAGCGTTTCAGTCAGGGGAACTGGAAAACCCTGGTGACCCAGTCACCTGTACTTGAGGATGCCTTGGTCAGTTTTGACTGCGAGGTGGTCCAATGTTTATCCGTAGGCAGTCATGACGTGCTGTTCTGTGAGGTGAAAGCCATGTGCCAGAGTCAAGGCAATGCGCTGATGTACTTCAACCGTTCTTACTGTGAGCCACACAAAATGTGCTAA
- the rutC gene encoding pyrimidine utilization protein C: MPKEIIIPAGTSKPLAPYVPATKADNIVYVSGTLAFDENNNVVHVGDAAAQTRHILETIKRVIEEAGGSMDDVTFNHVFVKDWADYAAINAVYAEYFPGDKPARYCVQTGLVKPDALVEIASIAHV; encoded by the coding sequence ATGCCTAAAGAAATCATTATTCCAGCAGGAACATCGAAACCATTAGCACCGTATGTACCGGCAACCAAGGCAGACAATATTGTGTATGTATCCGGTACATTAGCTTTTGATGAAAATAATAATGTGGTGCATGTCGGTGATGCCGCAGCACAGACCCGTCATATTCTGGAAACCATCAAGCGTGTGATTGAGGAAGCGGGAGGCAGTATGGATGACGTAACCTTTAACCATGTCTTTGTCAAAGACTGGGCAGATTATGCTGCGATTAATGCAGTTTATGCAGAGTATTTCCCGGGAGATAAGCCGGCACGGTATTGCGTACAGACAGGTTTGGTCAAACCTGATGCGCTAGTTGAAATTGCTTCGATTGCCCATGTATAA
- the rutB gene encoding pyrimidine utilization protein B → MSESVVTAGFTEKLGTGKTLKAEPEAICLAPEQTALIVIDMQNAYTSQGGYLDLAGFDVSKTRPVVENIKKAVDVAHAAGIQVIYFKNGWDAEYKEAGGTDSPNFHKSNALKTMRKRPELQGQLLAKGGWDFELIDELKPLPQDLVIEKPRYSGFFHTALDSMLRVRGIRNLVFVGIATNVCVESTLRDGFFLEYFGVALADACHQAGPVEAHEASLYNIKTFFGWVSDTANFVETFQKESESLKETNLAVSA, encoded by the coding sequence ATGAGTGAATCAGTGGTAACAGCCGGTTTTACGGAAAAACTCGGCACAGGGAAAACGCTTAAAGCGGAACCAGAAGCGATTTGTCTTGCACCAGAACAGACTGCCTTGATTGTGATTGATATGCAGAATGCTTATACCTCACAGGGTGGCTATCTGGATCTGGCGGGCTTTGATGTTTCAAAGACCAGGCCAGTAGTAGAAAATATTAAAAAGGCCGTTGATGTAGCGCATGCAGCCGGTATTCAGGTGATTTATTTCAAAAATGGCTGGGATGCCGAATATAAGGAAGCAGGTGGTACCGACTCTCCAAACTTCCATAAATCCAATGCCTTAAAGACTATGCGTAAACGTCCTGAATTACAGGGACAATTGTTAGCAAAAGGCGGTTGGGATTTTGAGCTGATTGATGAGTTAAAGCCACTGCCACAGGATCTGGTCATTGAAAAGCCACGTTATAGCGGTTTCTTTCATACTGCGTTGGACAGCATGTTGCGTGTCCGAGGTATTCGCAATCTGGTCTTTGTCGGAATTGCCACCAACGTGTGTGTGGAATCAACGCTACGTGATGGCTTCTTCTTGGAGTATTTCGGTGTAGCCCTTGCTGATGCCTGCCATCAGGCAGGTCCAGTCGAAGCGCATGAAGCCAGTCTGTATAACATTAAGACTTTCTTTGGCTGGGTGTCAGATACTGCAAATTTTGTAGAGACCTTTCAAAAAGAAAGTGAGTCACTAAAAGAAACTAATTTGGCTGTAAGCGCATAA
- the rutA gene encoding pyrimidine utilization protein A: MKIGVFCPIGNNGWLLSENAPQYMPTFELNKQIVQRAEHYGFDFALSMVKLRGFGGKTEFWEHNLETFTLMAGLAAVTSKIKIFATAATLVMPPAIVARMASTIDSISNGRFGLNVVTGWQPPEYTQMGMWPGNDYFGKRYEYLSEYVQILRELWATGKSDFKGEHFQMEDCRVSPRPQADMKIICAGQSDAGLEFSAQYADYNFVFGKGLNTPTAYAEINDRLKEKTDVTGRDVQTYVLFMVIAAETDEEAQAKWQHYNDGADMEAINWLMNQGGKDTTSGTDTNIRQMASSVSPVNINMGTLVGSYENVARMLDEIGEIKGTEGVLLTFDDFIQGVEDFGQKIQPLMKCRDHIVIEGATPVLEKSA, encoded by the coding sequence ATGAAAATAGGTGTCTTCTGTCCAATCGGAAATAATGGCTGGTTACTCTCTGAAAATGCACCGCAGTACATGCCGACTTTTGAGTTAAACAAACAAATCGTACAGCGCGCTGAGCACTATGGTTTCGATTTCGCACTTTCTATGGTCAAGCTGCGTGGCTTTGGTGGCAAGACTGAATTCTGGGAACATAACTTGGAAACGTTTACCTTAATGGCAGGCCTTGCGGCTGTTACCAGCAAAATTAAAATTTTCGCAACAGCAGCAACGCTGGTAATGCCACCTGCAATTGTCGCGCGTATGGCTTCTACGATTGATTCAATTTCAAATGGCCGTTTTGGTCTGAATGTGGTGACCGGCTGGCAGCCACCTGAATATACCCAAATGGGCATGTGGCCAGGTAATGATTATTTTGGCAAGCGCTATGAATACCTGTCTGAATATGTACAAATTCTGCGTGAACTTTGGGCGACGGGTAAATCAGACTTTAAAGGCGAACATTTCCAGATGGAAGACTGCCGTGTGAGCCCACGTCCACAAGCGGATATGAAAATTATCTGCGCAGGCCAGTCGGATGCAGGTTTAGAGTTTTCTGCACAATATGCCGACTATAACTTCGTATTTGGCAAAGGTCTGAATACTCCAACAGCTTATGCAGAAATTAATGACCGCCTGAAAGAAAAAACAGATGTAACTGGCCGTGATGTACAGACTTATGTGCTGTTTATGGTGATTGCTGCAGAAACCGATGAAGAAGCGCAAGCCAAATGGCAGCACTATAACGACGGTGCCGACATGGAAGCGATTAACTGGCTGATGAATCAGGGCGGTAAAGATACCACTTCCGGGACAGATACCAATATCCGTCAAATGGCTTCTAGCGTATCTCCAGTGAATATTAATATGGGTACGCTGGTGGGTTCTTATGAAAATGTGGCACGAATGTTGGATGAAATTGGCGAGATCAAAGGTACGGAAGGCGTACTACTGACGTTTGATGATTTTATTCAAGGGGTTGAAGATTTCGGTCAAAAAATCCAGCCGCTAATGAAATGTCGTGATCATATTGTCATTGAAGGTGCAACACCGGTTCTGGAGAAAAGCGCATGA
- the rutD gene encoding pyrimidine utilization protein D: MSLFIHPAAQVDVPYVVLSSGLGGHASFWNPQIQALQQYFHVVTYDQEGCHSNSELLPTPYSIDHMARQVLDLLITKDIREFHFIGHALGGHIGMQLAIYQAERKFKLLSLTMLNAWGELDAHTQKCFEARTSLLVNSGAEAYVRAQALFLYPPQWISTHIDQLTEAENKQLLDFPPIQNVLARLQAVQAFKLETEYQQALKDVSVHLIANQDDFLVPYQRSQQLQQCLPHSHLSLLATGAHASTVTVTDQVNQLILSFLISP; this comes from the coding sequence ATGTCTTTATTTATTCATCCTGCAGCACAGGTAGATGTACCTTATGTGGTGCTTTCTTCCGGATTAGGTGGTCACGCCAGTTTTTGGAATCCGCAAATCCAAGCCTTGCAGCAATATTTTCATGTAGTCACTTATGATCAGGAAGGCTGTCATTCGAACTCTGAACTCTTGCCCACGCCTTATTCCATAGATCATATGGCCCGGCAGGTTCTGGATTTATTAATTACTAAAGATATCCGAGAATTTCATTTTATCGGGCATGCGCTGGGCGGACATATCGGCATGCAACTGGCGATCTATCAGGCTGAAAGAAAGTTTAAGCTGCTCAGTCTGACCATGTTAAATGCTTGGGGAGAGCTGGATGCCCATACGCAGAAATGTTTCGAGGCACGGACTTCGTTATTGGTGAATAGCGGGGCAGAGGCATATGTGAGAGCACAGGCTTTGTTTCTTTATCCGCCGCAGTGGATCTCAACCCATATTGATCAGTTAACTGAAGCAGAGAACAAGCAGCTCTTAGATTTCCCACCGATTCAAAATGTCTTGGCACGCTTACAAGCTGTACAGGCCTTTAAACTGGAAACAGAATATCAACAGGCACTCAAAGATGTTTCTGTACATCTGATTGCCAATCAGGATGATTTCCTGGTGCCTTATCAGCGTTCACAACAGTTACAGCAATGCTTGCCTCATAGTCACCTCAGTTTGCTTGCTACAGGTGCACATGCATCTACTGTGACTGTGACAGATCAGGTGAATCAACTAATCCTTTCATTCCTGATCTCCCCTTAG
- a CDS encoding trypsin-like peptidase domain-containing protein — protein MRRTFTWLPWVLLILVIIVFLGWQQLQKPKAPVAPDGVKMPAEKVEPLLDTSRAGGVVSYSAAVKVAAPAVVNIFTTQKVKKQDNPLLNDPVFREFFGDQLPEQFSQGPNENSLGSGVIVRADGYILTNNHVIAQADQIIVALNDGRRAEAKVIGTDPDTDLAVIKIELDKLPVLPFKLSGNEVGDVVLAIGNPFGVGQTVTQGIISATGRSDLGINTYEDFVQTDAAINPGNSGGALIDVSGNLIGVNTAIFSQSGGSLGIGFAIPAKVCQQIMNAILKDGRVVRGWLGISLLPPQRNDVMKPSEQGVTVAEVLPNGPSAKAGIQRGDKIIKVNDEQITSASHLINYVALQAPGSKIMIEVERAGKKLDLNVVVGERQQQQQNASSQYIPLPE, from the coding sequence GTGCGTCGGACCTTTACATGGTTACCTTGGGTGTTGCTGATCTTAGTGATCATCGTCTTTCTAGGTTGGCAACAGTTGCAAAAACCAAAAGCACCTGTCGCGCCAGATGGCGTCAAAATGCCTGCTGAAAAAGTTGAACCATTATTGGATACTTCACGTGCTGGCGGAGTGGTTTCTTACAGTGCTGCGGTTAAAGTCGCTGCACCGGCTGTAGTGAATATCTTTACCACACAGAAAGTGAAGAAGCAGGATAATCCTTTACTCAACGATCCAGTCTTCCGTGAATTCTTTGGTGATCAATTACCAGAACAGTTTTCTCAAGGCCCAAATGAAAATAGCCTGGGTTCAGGGGTAATTGTACGTGCAGATGGTTATATTCTGACGAATAATCATGTGATTGCACAGGCTGACCAGATCATTGTGGCGTTGAATGATGGCCGTCGTGCTGAGGCAAAAGTGATTGGGACTGACCCAGATACCGACCTGGCGGTGATCAAGATTGAGCTGGATAAACTTCCAGTATTGCCATTTAAACTGAGTGGCAATGAAGTGGGTGATGTAGTCCTTGCAATTGGTAATCCGTTTGGTGTTGGTCAAACTGTGACTCAGGGTATTATCTCTGCGACAGGTCGTTCTGATCTCGGCATCAATACCTATGAAGACTTTGTACAAACGGATGCAGCAATTAACCCAGGTAACTCGGGTGGTGCATTGATTGACGTTTCAGGGAATCTGATTGGGGTGAATACTGCAATTTTCTCTCAGTCTGGTGGTTCATTAGGCATCGGTTTTGCGATTCCAGCTAAAGTCTGTCAGCAGATCATGAATGCCATTCTTAAAGATGGTCGTGTTGTCCGTGGCTGGTTGGGTATCAGCTTATTGCCACCACAACGTAATGACGTGATGAAACCATCGGAACAGGGTGTAACTGTGGCAGAGGTATTGCCAAATGGTCCTTCAGCCAAAGCGGGTATTCAGCGTGGTGACAAGATCATCAAGGTGAATGATGAACAGATTACTTCTGCATCACATCTGATCAACTATGTAGCGTTACAGGCTCCAGGTAGCAAGATTATGATTGAGGTAGAACGTGCAGGCAAAAAACTGGATCTGAATGTGGTGGTGGGCGAGCGTCAACAACAGCAGCAAAATGCATCATCACAATATATTCCTTTACCAGAATAA
- a CDS encoding Nif3-like dinuclear metal center hexameric protein, which translates to MAKLQDIIPWCDQTLAAHEFKDYAPNGLQIEGRSEVNKILCAVTASQGAIEAAIAQGADLLLVHHGYFWKGEPYPITGMRGKRIKTLIQNDISLVGYHLPLDSHPTLGNNAAIAGLLELENIEQLDPNERRPIGNIGYLKQAMTPDQFKAYVSEKLGFDAIHLPADKTEIRKVGFCTGGAQDYIQKAAAQNCDAYISGEVSERTFYEAQELDVHYYACGHHATEKYGVQRLAKAISQQFNIEYSYFELNNPI; encoded by the coding sequence ATGGCCAAATTGCAGGACATTATTCCATGGTGTGACCAGACCCTAGCTGCGCATGAATTCAAAGACTATGCACCAAATGGCTTACAGATTGAAGGCCGCTCTGAAGTCAATAAAATTCTGTGTGCTGTGACTGCTTCTCAAGGGGCCATTGAAGCCGCAATTGCCCAAGGTGCGGATCTTTTACTGGTGCATCATGGCTATTTCTGGAAAGGCGAACCCTACCCAATTACCGGGATGCGTGGTAAACGGATTAAGACTTTGATTCAGAATGATATCTCACTGGTCGGCTATCATCTGCCTTTAGATAGTCATCCAACTCTGGGAAATAATGCTGCGATTGCTGGCTTATTAGAACTTGAGAATATTGAACAGCTAGATCCAAATGAACGACGTCCAATTGGCAATATTGGTTATTTAAAGCAAGCCATGACACCAGATCAATTTAAGGCCTACGTTTCAGAAAAGCTGGGCTTTGATGCGATTCATCTGCCAGCCGATAAAACTGAAATTCGTAAAGTCGGATTCTGTACGGGCGGTGCACAGGATTATATTCAAAAAGCTGCGGCACAGAACTGTGATGCTTATATTTCGGGTGAAGTCTCAGAACGTACCTTCTACGAAGCTCAGGAACTGGATGTGCATTATTATGCCTGTGGTCATCATGCGACTGAAAAATATGGTGTTCAACGCCTTGCAAAAGCTATTTCACAGCAGTTCAATATTGAGTATAGTTATTTCGAATTAAACAATCCGATTTAA
- a CDS encoding superoxide dismutase, which produces MTTITLPALPYGYEDLAPHISKETLEYHHDKHHNTYVVNLNNLIAGTELEGKTLEEIILASAGDSSKAGVFNNAAQVWNHTFYWNCLTKNGGGKATGALAAKIDEAFGSYEKFAEEFATAAATQFGSGWAWLVADEVNGNLSILKTSNADTPMAHGKIAVLTIDVWEHAYYIDYRNARPKYISTFLESLVNWDYANAKYAGQAAGVEK; this is translated from the coding sequence ATGACAACCATTACTTTACCAGCATTACCTTACGGCTACGAAGATCTTGCTCCACACATCAGCAAAGAAACTTTAGAATACCACCACGACAAACACCACAATACTTACGTGGTTAACCTGAACAACCTGATCGCTGGTACTGAGCTTGAAGGCAAAACTCTAGAAGAAATCATCCTGGCTTCTGCTGGTGATTCATCTAAAGCAGGTGTTTTCAACAACGCTGCTCAAGTATGGAACCACACTTTCTACTGGAACTGTTTGACTAAAAACGGTGGCGGTAAAGCTACTGGCGCTTTGGCTGCTAAAATTGACGAAGCTTTCGGTTCTTACGAAAAATTCGCTGAAGAATTCGCAACTGCTGCTGCGACTCAATTCGGTTCAGGTTGGGCTTGGTTAGTTGCTGACGAAGTAAACGGCAACCTTTCTATCCTTAAAACTTCAAATGCTGACACTCCAATGGCGCACGGTAAAATTGCTGTGTTGACTATCGATGTTTGGGAACACGCTTACTACATCGACTACCGTAACGCTCGTCCTAAATACATCTCTACTTTCCTAGAAAGCCTAGTGAACTGGGACTACGCAAACGCGAAATATGCAGGTCAAGCTGCTGGTGTTGAGAAATAA
- a CDS encoding DUF2726 domain-containing protein, with protein MFHLSQIIFFVIGCLASFALFCLLFPHLFTRQQKFYPKRVITVFESKMFTRLKDAFPHHHILAQVAFSALITHDQMKMRSKFNRKVTDFVVMDREYNVIAIVELDDPTHIGKEKEDAERDAMLIAAGYTVVRYTEIPSIRQLQRDLR; from the coding sequence GTGTTTCATTTGAGTCAGATTATTTTCTTTGTGATTGGCTGTCTGGCAAGTTTTGCCTTATTTTGCCTGCTCTTCCCACATCTATTTACCCGTCAGCAAAAATTCTATCCCAAGCGTGTGATTACTGTCTTTGAAAGTAAGATGTTCACTCGCCTGAAAGATGCCTTTCCTCATCATCATATTTTGGCACAAGTTGCGTTTAGTGCTTTGATCACCCATGACCAGATGAAAATGCGCAGTAAATTTAATCGCAAAGTGACGGACTTTGTGGTGATGGATCGGGAATATAATGTGATTGCGATTGTGGAGCTTGATGATCCAACTCACATAGGCAAAGAAAAAGAAGATGCAGAACGCGATGCCATGCTGATTGCTGCGGGTTATACGGTTGTCCGATACACTGAAATTCCAAGTATCAGACAATTGCAACGCGATTTAAGATAA
- a CDS encoding alpha/beta hydrolase has product MTACNDDDDDKFVGFNPVKTYTVDDEVRTVVDRHDIFTYNMESVQGKNIRATTLVFTPKGTPPMGGWPIVVWAHGTTGAADKCAPSRLPLTGEEKALVMKLVERGYAVIAPDYEGLGNDNEPHPYLHLESAANSILSAVSEAKKYYGNVLANEWSVVGWSQGGHAALAAAEYSTKLANFDYKGAVAIAPASYLVDTLQYGMGVANNVASPGTPEAIEAAKQIAGTLYGYAAIVSSGIKAEKPAFQYNQAFLNTKVPLAQAAEIECSPQVAKGFRDDIQSYIDKEGGTYATYQALQPEFNLDDDVKEYLDKNQPGQKPIPKRVYVFQGEMDTTVPAFITVTKLFPQLLQVGAEIEQEDLILDPEANHQTIMTRNIGSIADKVDDLMSE; this is encoded by the coding sequence ATGACAGCATGTAATGATGATGACGATGATAAATTTGTAGGTTTTAATCCAGTAAAAACTTATACGGTTGATGATGAGGTAAGAACTGTTGTAGATCGACACGATATCTTTACTTACAACATGGAGAGCGTACAGGGTAAAAATATACGTGCCACGACTTTAGTGTTTACACCTAAAGGAACGCCACCTATGGGTGGTTGGCCGATTGTAGTTTGGGCGCATGGTACTACAGGCGCTGCAGATAAATGCGCTCCTTCACGATTACCATTGACTGGTGAAGAAAAAGCACTGGTGATGAAGTTGGTTGAGCGTGGCTATGCCGTAATTGCACCAGATTATGAAGGTCTGGGTAATGATAATGAACCGCATCCATATCTGCATTTAGAAAGTGCTGCAAACTCGATTCTGTCTGCGGTAAGTGAAGCCAAAAAATATTATGGCAATGTTTTAGCAAATGAATGGAGTGTGGTAGGTTGGTCACAAGGTGGACATGCAGCATTGGCGGCAGCAGAATATAGCACTAAGCTTGCTAATTTTGACTATAAAGGCGCTGTAGCGATTGCTCCTGCATCCTACTTAGTAGATACCTTGCAATATGGGATGGGCGTCGCAAATAATGTGGCGAGTCCAGGAACACCGGAAGCTATTGAGGCTGCTAAACAGATCGCCGGAACGCTCTATGGTTATGCAGCAATCGTTAGTTCGGGAATTAAGGCAGAAAAACCAGCATTCCAATATAACCAAGCCTTCTTGAATACTAAAGTGCCTTTGGCACAGGCAGCTGAAATTGAGTGTTCCCCACAAGTGGCTAAAGGATTTAGAGATGATATCCAATCTTATATTGATAAGGAGGGTGGAACTTATGCGACTTATCAGGCTCTGCAGCCTGAATTTAATCTGGATGACGACGTTAAAGAATATTTAGATAAGAATCAACCAGGGCAAAAGCCAATTCCAAAACGTGTATATGTATTCCAGGGTGAGATGGATACGACTGTGCCAGCTTTTATAACGGTTACCAAATTATTCCCGCAACTTTTACAAGTGGGTGCGGAGATCGAACAAGAAGATCTGATTCTTGATCCTGAGGCTAATCATCAAACGATTATGACTCGAAATATTGGCAGCATTGCCGATAAGGTAGATGACTTAATGTCAGAATAA